GAGAACGCCGAGATCCGTGTCAAAGTGGGCGAAGGTATCGCTGGATTTGTGGCTGAGACTGGCCATTCGATGAATATCCCGGACGCGTATGCTGAGCCTCGTTTCAGTTCAAACCACGATGCGCAAAGCGGCTTTAAGACCCGCAATATGCTCTGCCAGCCGATTCGAAACCGTGAAGAGCGGATTATCGGCGTGGTCCAGGTCCTGAATTCGCGGCACGAGGAGTTCTCCGCCGAAGATGAGCGCCTACTGAGTGTGCTCGCAAGCCAGGCCGCGATTGCGATCGAGAACTCGCGTCTCTATCAGGATATGTTCGAGAAGAATCAGGCTCTGGTGCAAATGACCGAGCGTCTCGAGCATAAAGTGGCGGAGCTCGATCTCCTCTACGATCTGGAGCAGAAACTCAGCCGCGTTGATAATCTGCAGGCTATGGTGAGTACGATCACCAAAGAGACGGCAGAAGTCCTCGAGGCTAATGGGGCTGCGCTCGTGCTCGATGAAGCCGAGCACCTCACCTACTACATAAACGAGAAAGATCACGCGGGTTGGGAGCTCAAAACTCGGTATGAGTTCAAGGGCCAAGGCCTCTCCGATCGTGTTATCACCACGGGTGCTCCGTTTCTTTGCAACTCGGGCGATTGTGCGGTGCCCGGTACATCCGGGGTGTTTGGATTTCAGATTCATAACGTGATCGCGGTGCCGCTCGTGGGCCAAGACCAGAAGGTCATCGGTGCCATGAAGGTCTTCAATCGGACTGAGCCTTTTGGCCTCGATGACCTCAAGTGGGTCACGATGATCGCGAACCGAATTGCGGCAGCGCTCTTGCGCCGGCGCCAGGAAGACGAGCTGCATAAGAGTGCGCGCCTTGCGACGGTGGGCCAGATGTTGAGCGGCGTGATTCACGACCTCAAGAACCCGTTCGCGATAATCAATGGGTATGTGCAGCTGATGGTGCGCGCTGAGGACCGCACAAAACGCGACGAGTTCGCGAAGATTATCGCGCGGCAATTTGACCATTTGAACCAGATGACCGGTGAGCTCTTGAACTTCTCGAAGGGTGAGTCGCATTTCAGTGCGAGAGACGTGTGTGTCGCGCGCGTTTTTGAAGAAATTGAGATGCTCTTGGCCAAGGAGCTCGCCCAGCGAAACGTGCGCCTTGTGATTCGTTGCCACTACCAGGGCCAGGCTCGTCTGGATGATGGCAAGCTCAAACGCGCGGTGCTCAACCTCGGCAGAAACGCCGCGGATGCCATGCCGGATGGGGGTGATTTTGTGATCGATGTGCGTGTGGACGAGTCCAAGGATGAGCTCGTGATGCGCTTTAGAGACACCGGCAAAGGCATCCCGGAAGCCGTGCGCGACACCCTCTTTGAACCCTTTGTCACCAAAGGAAAAGATCACGGTACCGGGCTAGGTTTGGCCATCGTGAAACAAATTGTGGACGTCCACCATGGAACAATCGAGTTCGAGAGCACTCTAAATCAGGGTACGACGTTCATCGTCAGGATTCCGAGGATGGCGTCTGAGTTGTTGATCGAGGAAGATTCATGATTCGTTTGGTGCTGGTCGCATTGTTGGTTCTTGGTGGATGCAAATCTGAGGAGAAGGTCGAGGATACGCAACCTGTGAAGGTTGCGACGCCTGAGCCCAAGCCAGAGCCGCCGAAGGTGGACCCGAAACTTGGGGACCCAGACGATCCGGGGACTTCTGAACAGCTCGACCTCTTAGCCGTCGCTAAGGGGCATTTCTTGGAAAAGCGCGACGCGGAGGCGCGCGCTACTTTTGAGAAATTGGTCAAAACTGGGCCCGTCTCGGCCGCGCGTGTGACGGCGTACGTGGCGCTCGGTCAGTTGTATCGCGAGTCCGGTGAAGAGGCGAAAGCCCGCAAACTCTACGAGGAGTTGTTGGCGTTGGCGCCCGATGTGCCCGAGGGGCACTTTATGTACGGCCGCGTGTTGGCTGAAATGTCTGAGACGACGCTGGCTATCAAGGCCTATGAGACCACGATTCGTCTGCAACCCGACTATCTGCAGGCGTATGTTGAGCTCGGCGGGATTTACGCGAGCGCGGGCCGAAACGAAAAGGCCGGCGAGACCTTTTTGGCGTATGAGGAACGCGTTTATGCGTTGGCCAAACGCCTTGAGTCCAAGGATACACCTGCTGAAGAGCGTCTTCGCGTATTGGATATCTTCTCGTTCATTGAGGATGAGCGCGCGAATAAGGCCATCATCGTGGCGCTCAAGGATCCCGAGCCCCAGATTCGCGAGCAGGCCGTTGGGCTTGCAGAGGAGTTCGGAATAAAGGAGGCCTTGCCCACCCTTAAGACCTTGAGCGAAGACGACCCCGAGCTTCGTGTACGTATGGCGGCGCGCGGCGCTTTGGACCGAATGTAAGCCCAGACATCAGGACAAGAGATGCATGTCCATAAACTATTGATATTGCTCCTAACTGGCTTGATACTTGGCACGTCATGTGCCGGCACACAACGTGCCGGAGAGCCGGTTCAAGGCGTTCCTCAAGAGCGGATGGACCTGGACCCAATGCTCATCAAAGCCGGTTATGGACCAGACGCCGTCTTGGATTCCAGCGAAGTCTTCAACCGCGCGTACGAGGCCTTCTCGGCGCGCGACTACGAAGAAGCCGTGGCCAATTACGAAGTCATCATCAAGTACTTTGAGGAGAGCCGATTCTATCTGCCCTCGCTCTACAACGCCGGCCTTTCATACGAACGCCTGTCCCGCTGGGAGGATGCGGCAACCAAGTACACCCAAATCATCGAGAAGTTTCCCGAAGAACCCGACGCCAAAGACGCCTACTACCGGCTCGCCCAGGCCCACGAGGAGCTCGGCAATTTTGAAGAAGTTGTAGAGCTGATGACGGTCATCTTGTTGAGGCCCGAGTTGACCACGTTTGACCGCATCGAGGCGCATGTCCGGCGCTCAAAGGCGCTCATGGAAACAGGTTCGCTGGACGAAGCCGCTGACGGCTTTCGCTCCGTGCTGAACATCAACGAAGACGCCCCTGCCGACCAGCGCCTGCAGCCGAATTCGCATTATCTGGTTCAGGCGTATTTTGGCATCGGCGAAGTCTATCACCGGAAGGTCCTGCAGATTCCACTCGTACTGCCACCGGAGCGCATGGGTGCTGATCTTCAAGAGAAGGCTGACCTCTTCATGCGGTCTCAGAGCCATTACATCAAAGCCCTGAGTTTTCATCATCCACAATGGTCTATGGCCGCAGGCTATATGATTGGAAAACTCTACGAAGACTTCTATGCCGATATCTTTCAGTCCGAAATCCCTGATGACCTGACTCAGGAGCATATCGCGCTCTACTTCGATGAGCTGCGAAAGACCCTGAGGCCGCTTATGGAACGCGCGATTCAGGTCTATGAGAAGAATCTCTCGCTCTCGAGGCGCCTCCCGACCGCTCAAGACGACAACCCCTGGGTCATCAGCACCAACCAACAACTCGAGCGACTCAAGCTCTACCTGAATGACCCCATCACGCAGAAACGTGCCGAGCGTTTTGTGCTCAAGGGGCGCTCCGTCAAGGATATGTGGGAACCCGTTCTGGTTGCACAGGATTCGGTAGATCAAGCGCTTTCGCGAAGCAAAACTTCCAATCAAAATGAAATGAAAATGCCTTAGTACCGTCTTCTATAGTAGTGAAGTGTCAACGTGGGCTGAGTCCGCGTTTGCGATTCCTGACTTAGAGGCGAGACGTGTCAGAAGAGCATGACCAAGACGAGGGGATGCGTACCGAGGCGCCAGCCACCAGGCGAGTGCAGGTGGTCTCGTGGGTGTTGAGTGCCTTGTTGCACGGAGCGTTCATGAGCGTGGCTTTTCTCACGCCTCATACGGAGTCGGAGTTTGACGTTGAGTGGATGACCGAGTTCGAGAGCCTTGAGCGTATAGGTCACGGGGATTTTAAGGAGATCGTGATCGAGGAACGTGGTGTGGGCGAAGAACCTGAGCCTGAACCAGAACCCGAGCCTGAGCCAGAACCGGAACCTGAGCCAGAGCCAGAACCACCAAAGGAAGAGCCAAGACCCAAACCCAAATCGAAGCCAAAACCGAAGCCCGAACCTGAAGAGCTCGCATCTGTAGCCGAGCCAAAGCCACAGCCTCAACCAGAAGATTCTGAGCCAACACAGAAGCCTTCGGAGAAGTTCAAACGTTCCGGCCCCTCAGACCTGCCGGATATCAAGGGTTATGGGCCAGGGAACGCCGTGTACACCGCGTTAGTTCGCAACGACCGGATTCGCGGGACGCCTTTGCAAGAGGTGGTTACCCATATCTTGAAGCTGGTACCGGACTATCGCATCGCCTTGGACAACACCGACATCGACCCGGTTCAGGACTTGGACTCTATGTTTATGGCCTCGGCGAGGCCGCAGTACATTCAGCACACGTTTCTCGCTGTGCGCCACAGGATGAGCGACAAGGACATGCAGGAACGGCTGGCCCGGCGATTCGGGGATGGCCTTGCGTGGAGCGAATACAATGGGATTCCGATTCGAGACCTGATTCCAGAGAACGAGCACTATCAAGATCCGCGAAAAATCCTGCTTCGCCCAGGCATGGCGGTGCTTACACGCCCTGAGTTTTTGGGCGAGTTGACCCGAAATCTCCCCAAAGACTCAGATGCTCGGCTCTCCGAAGGGCGCGCTACCTTGTTGGATTCGATCGCTCAGATTGAGGATGCGGCAGACCCGAAGACTCTGGCGTTGGTGAGTGCGATGGATATCCGCGTCTTCATCCCTGGCCTTGGGCCGCGTACCTTTGAAGGGATCGCGCTCTCGGTGGCTGACGTGAACAATCCCCATATCAAGATCGACCTGAAATTCCCCAAGGAAACGGATGCCACGGGCTTTGCGGATGCATGTCCAGACCTCAAACGCCGAATGATTTCCGGTCAGAAAAACTTCATGGTTCGAAACATGATCTCTAATTATCTGGAGCGCGTGACGTGTGTTGCCAACGAGACGTACGTCACGGTTGAGGCAACGTATACAGCGGAGGAGATCCGCAGTGTTCTTGGGTTTGCGTCCATGGTGGTCCCGCAACCCATGGTTCTATCCAAGCTGCCAAAACCACCGCCGTTGCCGGCGGCTGCAGAGTCAGACCCCGCGGATGCAGGGTCTGACGACCTTGGGAGCGATGAGACAATCACATCTGAATGATGATGACCCCTCTTTCGGACTCGGTTTCCTCTTCCTCCTGCGCCACCGGCTCATCTGGCCAATAGGGCATATGAAGGGGAAGTTCGAGGTATGGGCGCTCTTCTTTTTCAAGCTCAGCGCGGCGTAAACGTTCAAGTTCTTCTTTGACTACGAAATCGTACAGCATATGGCCTCCTTTGGGCCGAGCGACCGTCTGGCCGATTCTATTGTTTAGATGTGCAGATCCAGTGCCAATATTCATTTTTTGTCTAAGAAAATCATGATCTTCAAGGATTTCGGTACTTTGTGTCTTCTTTTTGGCCGTTAAATTCCGCTTTTCAACCGTCATAAGTTCACCAAAAACCGTCACTCTCCTGACATCTATGTCATTCTGTTGTAGTAAAGTCGGACCTCGAAATTGCTCCGAGCATCCAAGCCAGGCACCTGGAGATTGGAACGAAAAACGCCATAGAAAGGATCTAATTCATGAAGATGCCGACACAGGAAGAACCTCTGGTTGTGGTTGGGGCCGGGCTCGCTGGCTCGCTCCTCTCGCTCTATCTGGCGCGCCGCGGCTACGAGACGGCCGTCTACGAAAGCCGCGCCGATAGCCGCGAAGCCGGCTTTGTGGGCGGGCGCTCTATCAACTTGGCGCTCTCAACCCGCGGTCTGACGGCACTGGCGCGCGTAGGTATGCACGAGCGAGTCTTGCGCGAATGTATCCCGATGCACGGCCGAATGATTCATGATCTCGCGGGCAACACGCAGCTTCAACCCTATGGAAAGCCCGGGCAATTCATCAACTCGGTCTCTAGGCAGTCGCTCAACGAAATCCTCATGGATGCTGCGGATGAGCACGATCATATCCACTTCAAATTCGAGCGAAAGCTCAAGGATTTGGAGCTCGAAGACGGCACCCCGGTCTTTGATCATAAGGGCGAAACCGAACGCGTACCCACACGCTTTCTATTCGGTGCTGACGGCGCCTACTCGGCAGTGCGTCAGGCGATGATGCGCTCGGGGCGCTTTGATTTTTCGCAGAGTTATCTGAGTCACGGCTACAAAGAGCTCCACATTCCGCCGGCGTCCGATGGCGGCTGGCAGCTCTACAAGAACGCCCTTCATATCTGGCCACGGCGCGACTTCATGTTGATCGCGCTGCCGAACCTGGACGGCTCCTTCA
This Microvenator marinus DNA region includes the following protein-coding sequences:
- a CDS encoding GAF domain-containing protein → MSENLPDSPITYPPAIEGEGAFDWLTTESMDELNPLELSSVASKLVEMVRVQESRLRAISEIGLALSSTLDLDELLVTIMEKITELMGAERSTLFLLDTETNELWSKISQGVENAEIRVKVGEGIAGFVAETGHSMNIPDAYAEPRFSSNHDAQSGFKTRNMLCQPIRNREERIIGVVQVLNSRHEEFSAEDERLLSVLASQAAIAIENSRLYQDMFEKNQALVQMTERLEHKVAELDLLYDLEQKLSRVDNLQAMVSTITKETAEVLEANGAALVLDEAEHLTYYINEKDHAGWELKTRYEFKGQGLSDRVITTGAPFLCNSGDCAVPGTSGVFGFQIHNVIAVPLVGQDQKVIGAMKVFNRTEPFGLDDLKWVTMIANRIAAALLRRRQEDELHKSARLATVGQMLSGVIHDLKNPFAIINGYVQLMVRAEDRTKRDEFAKIIARQFDHLNQMTGELLNFSKGESHFSARDVCVARVFEEIEMLLAKELAQRNVRLVIRCHYQGQARLDDGKLKRAVLNLGRNAADAMPDGGDFVIDVRVDESKDELVMRFRDTGKGIPEAVRDTLFEPFVTKGKDHGTGLGLAIVKQIVDVHHGTIEFESTLNQGTTFIVRIPRMASELLIEEDS
- a CDS encoding tetratricopeptide repeat protein, whose protein sequence is MIRLVLVALLVLGGCKSEEKVEDTQPVKVATPEPKPEPPKVDPKLGDPDDPGTSEQLDLLAVAKGHFLEKRDAEARATFEKLVKTGPVSAARVTAYVALGQLYRESGEEAKARKLYEELLALAPDVPEGHFMYGRVLAEMSETTLAIKAYETTIRLQPDYLQAYVELGGIYASAGRNEKAGETFLAYEERVYALAKRLESKDTPAEERLRVLDIFSFIEDERANKAIIVALKDPEPQIREQAVGLAEEFGIKEALPTLKTLSEDDPELRVRMAARGALDRM
- a CDS encoding tetratricopeptide repeat protein, whose protein sequence is MHVHKLLILLLTGLILGTSCAGTQRAGEPVQGVPQERMDLDPMLIKAGYGPDAVLDSSEVFNRAYEAFSARDYEEAVANYEVIIKYFEESRFYLPSLYNAGLSYERLSRWEDAATKYTQIIEKFPEEPDAKDAYYRLAQAHEELGNFEEVVELMTVILLRPELTTFDRIEAHVRRSKALMETGSLDEAADGFRSVLNINEDAPADQRLQPNSHYLVQAYFGIGEVYHRKVLQIPLVLPPERMGADLQEKADLFMRSQSHYIKALSFHHPQWSMAAGYMIGKLYEDFYADIFQSEIPDDLTQEHIALYFDELRKTLRPLMERAIQVYEKNLSLSRRLPTAQDDNPWVISTNQQLERLKLYLNDPITQKRAERFVLKGRSVKDMWEPVLVAQDSVDQALSRSKTSNQNEMKMP
- a CDS encoding FAD-dependent oxidoreductase, with protein sequence MKMPTQEEPLVVVGAGLAGSLLSLYLARRGYETAVYESRADSREAGFVGGRSINLALSTRGLTALARVGMHERVLRECIPMHGRMIHDLAGNTQLQPYGKPGQFINSVSRQSLNEILMDAADEHDHIHFKFERKLKDLELEDGTPVFDHKGETERVPTRFLFGADGAYSAVRQAMMRSGRFDFSQSYLSHGYKELHIPPASDGGWQLYKNALHIWPRRDFMLIALPNLDGSFTVTLFLAWKGEGTSFEALETTEDVEHFFQTHFPDARALMPDLANDFFENPTGSLVTIRCAPYHSADQVLLVGDAAHAVVPFYGQGMNAAFEDCRILDEMLEMYAPDWGLLAQAFSKSRKPNADAIADLALYNYLEMRSKVADPLFLAKKRADTALHDVLDDGWMPLYSMVTFSNIPYAEVVERAQRQDQILKIGATAVAASVAAGLAFALSRR